CCTACATCACCGCCTCGATCGTCGTTCAGCTGGGCGGCACGCTCTACGAGCCGTGGAAGCAGCTCAAGAAAGAGGGTGAGGTCGGGCGCAAGAAGCTCAACCAGTACACTCGCTACCTGACCGTGCTTCTGACGACGGTGCAGGGCTATTTCATCGCGGCCGGCCTCGAAGGCCTTGCTGCGACCCAAGGCATCTCCGCGGTTGTCGAGCCCGGAACTTTGTTCCGCGTCGCCGCGACCGTCAGCCTCGTCGGCGGTACGATGTTCCTCATGTGGATCGGTGAACAGATCACCAGCCGCGGCATCGGCAACGGCGTCTCGCTGATCATCATGGCGGGCATCGTCGCCACGCTGCCGCAGACGCTGGCCCAGCTGTTCGAAGGCGGTCGTACGGGCACGATGGACCCGCTGCTCGTGTTCGGCATCGTCATCGCCGTCGTCGCGCTCGTCCTGTTCATCTGCTTCATGGAGCGCGCCCAGCGCCGCGTCCTGGTGCAATATCCAAAACGGCAGACCGCGCGCGGCACGATGCAGCAAGAGCGCAGCCACCTTCCGCTCAAGCTGAACACCGCCGGCGTCATCCCGCCGATCTTTGCGTCTTCGCTGCTGCTGATGCCGTTGACGGTGCTGCAGTTCGCGGGCGGCGGTGCGACCGATACCGACAGCGCGTCGAACGACTTCCTGATCACCGTCACCACCTACCTGCAGCACGGCGCCCCGTTGTACCTGCTGCTGTATGCCGCCGGGATCATCTTCTTCTGCTTCTTCTACACCGCGGTGCAGTTCAATTCGGAAGAGACGTCGGAAAACCTGAAGCGCCACGGCGGCTTCATCCCTGGCATCCGCCCGGGCAAGGCGACCGAGAATTATTTCGATTACCTGCTCAATCGGATCACGGTGATCGGCGCCGCCTATCTCGTCACCATCTGCCTCATCCCGGAAATCGCGTTGAGCCAGGCGGGCGTGCCCTTCTACCTTGGCGGGACGAGCTTGCTCATCGTCGTCAACGTGACCATGGATACGGTCAGCCAGATCCAGAGCCATCTGATCGCGCACCAATATGGTGACCTGATCAAGAAGGCGAAGCTCAAGGGCGGACGTCGCCGCTAGTCACCGGCGCGAACAGGGGAGCGTTTCGACCTTGGACATCATTCTTCTCGGACCTCCCGGCGCGGGCAAGGGGACACAGGCGCAGCGCCTGCAGACCAATCGCGGCATGATTCAGCTGTCGACGGGCGACATGCTTCGCGAAGCGGTTGCCAAGGGCACCCCGACCGGGCTGAAAGCCAAGGCCGTGATGGAAGCAGGCGAGCTGGTCAGCGACGCGATCGTGTCAGCGCTGATCGGCGAGCGGCTCGACAGCGCCGAGGGTCATGGCGCGATCTTCGACGGCTTCCCGCGGACGCAGCATCAGGCCGAAGCACTCGAGATCCTGCTCGGCGAACGCCGTCGCAAGCTAGACTATGTGATCGAACTGGTGGTCGACGAAGAGGCTCTCGTAACGCGCATCACCGGTCGCTTCACCTGCGCCAAGTGCGGCGCGCCGTACCACGACCAGTTCCATACCCCGCGCGTCGAAGGCACGTGCGACAATTGCGGGAACCACGAATTCAAGCGCCGGCCCGACGACAATGAGCAGACCGTCCGGACGCGGATGGCCGAGTATCGCGCGAAGACCGCGCCGATCTTGCCATTCTATCGCGACAAGGGGCTCGTCCGTCAGGTCGACGGCATGGCCAGCGTCGAGGCCGTCGCGGCCGCGATCGACGCGATTCTGGATTCCTGACCTCGCATCATTGCGAACGCCGGCGGATCGAGGCACTCTCTCTTCGTTAAGGGGGGAGGATCGACCATGCGCACGCTGTTGATCGCTGCCGGCATGCTGGCGGCCACGCCGGCATCGGCCGAGGTGCTGTCGGCCAGTACCAATGGGTTCGAAATCCGGCACTCGGCCAATCTCGTCATCCCGCAAGCGCGCGCTTACGCCGCGTTCGGACAAATTTCCCAATGGTGGTCGAAAGACCATAGCTATTCGGGCGACGCCTCGCGCCTATCGCTGCAACTGCGCCCCGGCGGCTGCTTCTGCGAAACGCTCGACGGGGGTGGTGGCGTTGAGCATCTGCGCATCGCCTATCTCCAGCCCGGCGAGCGCGTCGTCATGACCGGCAGCCTCGGCCCGCTGCTCTACGAGGGCACCAGCGGCGCGATGGACATTCAGTTCGAAAAGATCGCCGGCGGGACACGGATCGTGATGACTTATCGCGTGGCAGGCTTCGCGCGGGGCAATGCGGCGACGATCGCACCGGCGGTCGATCAGGTCCTGGGGGAGCAGATGAAGCGGCTGCGAATATTCGCCGCCGGATCGGGCCGGCGCTAGGCGCGCACCAAGCTGACCGTGCGCCACGACGGCGTGTCGCCGGTGGCCAGATGATCCTCGCTCGCGACTTCGTGCCAGCGCTCGCTCGATCGTAGGTCGGGCATCGACACGTCGCCTTCGACCGTTTCGAGCACTTCGGTCAACTCGATATGATCGGCGATCGGCTCGAATAGGGCGAAGATCGCTGCGCCGCCGATGACTGAAATCGGCGTGTCTCCGGCAAGCGCGATCGCGCCGTCCACATCGTGCGCCACTTCCACGCCCTCGTGGCTCCAGTCGGCGTCGCGCGTCATTACGATGTGGCGGCGGCCGGGCAGGATGCCGGGCAGGCTGTCGAACGTCTTGCGCCCCATGATCATCGCGCTGCCCATGGTCAGCGCCTTGAACCGCTTGAGGTCGCCGGGGATGTGCCACGGTAGGTCGTTGTCCCGGCCGATGACGCCGTTAATGGCGCGGGCAAGGACGATGGTGATGGGGGGGCGGGTCATGACCCCTCCTACGCTTGCGGGGGCGGCGGCGGCAAGCGTAGGGAAGGGCGATGAACCCGGCCCAGGCAAGTTTAATCGAACAGGCGCGGGCGCGCCTCGGGCAACGGATCGCGATCACCGATGCGGCGGATATCGAACCATGGCTGACCGACTGGCGCGGGCGATGGACGGGCCGGGCGGAGGCAATCCTTCAGCCCGGATCGACCGACGAAGTCGCCGCGCTGGTCGGGATGGCGGGAGAGGCGAACGTCCCGTTCGTTCCGCAGGGTGGCAACACCTCGATGGTGGGGGGCGCCACGCCACCCGAGGATGGATCGGCGCTAATCCTGTCGCTTCGTCGGATGAACCGAATTCGGAGCATCGACCGCTCCGCCATGCGCGCCGTCGCAGAGGCGGGCGTCATCCTGCAGAACTTGCATGGCGCCGCGGCGGGCAAGGGGCTTCGCTTTCCGCTGACGCTCGGGGCGCGGGGCAGTGCGACCGTTGGCGGGCTCGTCTCGACCAACGCCGGCGGAACGCAGGTCCTCCGCTTCGGACCGATGCGCGCGCTGGTCGAGGGGGTCGAGGCGGTCCTTCCCGACGGCACGATCCACGATGGGCTCGGCGGTCTCAAAAAAGACAATCGCGGCCCCAGCATCGACCAACTGCTGATCGGGGCGGAGGGAACGCTGGGCATCGTCACCGCAGCGCGACTTCGCCTGGTCCCGGCGGCAAGCGGTCGGGCGGTTGCTTGGCTTGGGCTTGCGAGCCCCCAGGTAGCGCTCGATGCCCTCCGCGCGCTCGAAGGGCAGAGCGACCGGATCGAGGGATTTGAACTATTACCTGCGGAGTCGCTCGATGCCGCGATCGGGCATTTGCCGGGCGCACGAGCGCCGCTCGACGGCCGGCACAAGTGGCATGTGCTGGTCGAGATGACCGGCGCTGACGCTGCCGAGACCCTTCCGAACTTGCTCGCGCCTTTGATCGACTCTGGCCTTGTCGGCGACGCGACCATCGCTTCGAGCGAGGCGCAGGCCGAGGCTTTCTGGCGCTTGCGGGATGGATTGTCGGAAGCGGAGAAGGCGGCATACGGGCCCGCCACGCAGCACGACATCAGCGTGCCGGTCGAAGCAATGCCGCGCTTCATGACCGACGCCGCCCGCGCGGTCGAACAAGCCTTCCCCGGCACCCGCGCCTCCGGCTTTGGCCACCTTGGCGACGGCAACGTCCATTTTCACGTCCGCGCCGGATCGCGCGCCGACGACGGATGGCTTGGCCGCGAGGGTGGAGCCGTGTCGCGCTTCGTCCACGATCTCGTCGCTGCGGCGGGCGGATCGATCAGCGCGGAGCATGGAATCGGCCAGATGAAGCGCGACGAACTGGCCCGCCTCGACCCTGTCCGTGTCGCCCACATCCGCGCGATCAA
Above is a genomic segment from Sphingomonas sp. LY29 containing:
- a CDS encoding FAD-binding oxidoreductase, translating into MNPAQASLIEQARARLGQRIAITDAADIEPWLTDWRGRWTGRAEAILQPGSTDEVAALVGMAGEANVPFVPQGGNTSMVGGATPPEDGSALILSLRRMNRIRSIDRSAMRAVAEAGVILQNLHGAAAGKGLRFPLTLGARGSATVGGLVSTNAGGTQVLRFGPMRALVEGVEAVLPDGTIHDGLGGLKKDNRGPSIDQLLIGAEGTLGIVTAARLRLVPAASGRAVAWLGLASPQVALDALRALEGQSDRIEGFELLPAESLDAAIGHLPGARAPLDGRHKWHVLVEMTGADAAETLPNLLAPLIDSGLVGDATIASSEAQAEAFWRLRDGLSEAEKAAYGPATQHDISVPVEAMPRFMTDAARAVEQAFPGTRASGFGHLGDGNVHFHVRAGSRADDGWLGREGGAVSRFVHDLVAAAGGSISAEHGIGQMKRDELARLDPVRVAHIRAIKAALDPRGLMNPGKLV
- a CDS encoding dihydrofolate reductase, with translation MTRPPITIVLARAINGVIGRDNDLPWHIPGDLKRFKALTMGSAMIMGRKTFDSLPGILPGRRHIVMTRDADWSHEGVEVAHDVDGAIALAGDTPISVIGGAAIFALFEPIADHIELTEVLETVEGDVSMPDLRSSERWHEVASEDHLATGDTPSWRTVSLVRA
- the secY gene encoding preprotein translocase subunit SecY, encoding MASAAEQLAANISLASFTKATELKKRLWFTLGALILFRLLSFVPIPGIDPRALASLFQTQQGGVLDFFNTFSGGSLERMSIIALGVMPYITASIVVQLGGTLYEPWKQLKKEGEVGRKKLNQYTRYLTVLLTTVQGYFIAAGLEGLAATQGISAVVEPGTLFRVAATVSLVGGTMFLMWIGEQITSRGIGNGVSLIIMAGIVATLPQTLAQLFEGGRTGTMDPLLVFGIVIAVVALVLFICFMERAQRRVLVQYPKRQTARGTMQQERSHLPLKLNTAGVIPPIFASSLLLMPLTVLQFAGGGATDTDSASNDFLITVTTYLQHGAPLYLLLYAAGIIFFCFFYTAVQFNSEETSENLKRHGGFIPGIRPGKATENYFDYLLNRITVIGAAYLVTICLIPEIALSQAGVPFYLGGTSLLIVVNVTMDTVSQIQSHLIAHQYGDLIKKAKLKGGRRR
- a CDS encoding ATPase gives rise to the protein MRTLLIAAGMLAATPASAEVLSASTNGFEIRHSANLVIPQARAYAAFGQISQWWSKDHSYSGDASRLSLQLRPGGCFCETLDGGGGVEHLRIAYLQPGERVVMTGSLGPLLYEGTSGAMDIQFEKIAGGTRIVMTYRVAGFARGNAATIAPAVDQVLGEQMKRLRIFAAGSGRR
- a CDS encoding adenylate kinase, producing MDIILLGPPGAGKGTQAQRLQTNRGMIQLSTGDMLREAVAKGTPTGLKAKAVMEAGELVSDAIVSALIGERLDSAEGHGAIFDGFPRTQHQAEALEILLGERRRKLDYVIELVVDEEALVTRITGRFTCAKCGAPYHDQFHTPRVEGTCDNCGNHEFKRRPDDNEQTVRTRMAEYRAKTAPILPFYRDKGLVRQVDGMASVEAVAAAIDAILDS